AAAAGCGATTGCCTGAGTAGCGGCGAGCGAAACGGCAGGAGGGCAAACCGAGGAGTTTACTCCTCGGGGTTGTAGGACTGCAATGTGGACTTAAAGATTATAGAAGAATGACATGGGAAGGTCAGCCAAAGAGAGTAAGAGCCTCGTATTCGAAATAGTCTTTATACCTAGCAGTATCCTGAGTACGGTGGGACACGAGAAATCCCGTCGGAATCTGGGAGGACCATCTCCCAACCCTAAATACTCTCTAGTGACCGATAGTGAACCAGTACCGTGAGGGAAAGGTGAAAAGCACCCCGGGAGGGGAGTGAAATAGAACCTGAAACCGTGTGCCTACAACAAGTTCGAGCCCGTTAATGGGTGAGAGCGTGCCTTTTGTAGAATGAACCGGCGAGTTACGATATGATGCGAGGTTAAGTTGAAGAGACGGAGCCGTAGGGAAACCGAGTCTGAATAGGGCGGATTAGTATTATGTCGTAGACCCGAAACCATGTGACCTACCCATGAGCAGGTTGAAGGTGAGGTAAAACTCACTGGAGGACCGAACCAGGGCACGTTGAAAAGTGCTTGGATGACTTGTGGGTAGCGGAGAAATTCCAAACGAACTTGGAGATAGCTGGTTCTCTCCGAAATAGCTTTAGGGCTAGCGTCGACATTAAGATTCTTGGAGGTAGAGCACTGTTTGGGTGAGGGGTCCATCCCGGATTACCAATCTCAGATAAACTCCGAATGCCAATGAATTATGGTCGGCAGTCAGACTGCGAGTGCTAAGATCCGTAGTCGAAAGGGAAACAGCCCAGACCACCAGCTAAGGTCCCAAAATAATTGTTAAGTGGAAAAGGATGTGGGGTTGCACAGACAACTAGGATGTTAGCTTAGAAGCAGCTATTCATTCAAAGAGTGCGTAATAGCTCACTAGTCGAGTGACCCTGCGCCGAAAATGTACCGGGGCTAAAACAATTTACCGAAGCTGTGGATACCTTTATAGGTATGGTAGGAGAGCGTTCTATGTGTGGAGAAGGTGTACCGTGAGGAGCGCTGGAACGCATAGAAGTGAGAATGCCGGTATGAGTAGCGAAAGACAGGTGAGAATCCTGTCCACCGTAAGACTAAGGTTTCCAGGGGAAGGCTCGTCCGCCCTGGGTTAGTCGGGACCTAAGGAGAGACCGAAAGGTGTATCCGATGGACAACAGGTTGATATTCCTGTACTAGAGTATGTAGTGAAGGAGGGACGCAGTAGGCTAACTAAAGCGTGCGACTGGAAGTGCACGTCTAAGCAGTGAGGTGTGAATTGAGTTAAATGCTTAATTCTGTAACATTGAGCTGTGATGGGGAGCGAAGTTTAGTAGCGAAGTTAGTGACGTCACACTGCCAAGAAAAGCTTCTAGCGTTAATCATACTCTACCCGTACCGCAAACCGACACAGGTAGTCGAGGCGAGTAGCCTCAGGTGAGCGAGAGAACTCTCGTTAAGGAACTCGGCAAAATGACCCCGTAACTTCGGGAGAAGGGGTGCTGGCTTTAAGTCAGCCGCAGTGAATAGGCCCAAGCAACTGTTTATCAAAAACACAGCTCTCTGCTAAATCGTAAGATGATGTATAGGGGGTGACGCCTGCCCGGTGCTGGAAGGTTAAGAGGAGTGCTTAGCGTAAGCGAAGGTATGAATTGAAGCCCCAGTAAACGGCGGCCGTAACTATAACGGTCCTAAGGTAGCGAAATTCCTTGTCGGGTAAGTTCCGACCCGCACGAAAGGCGTAATGATTTGGGCACTGTCTCAACGAGAGACTCGGTGAAATTTTAGTACCTGTGAAGATGCAGGTTACCCGCGACAGGACGGAAAGACCCCATGGAGCTTTACTGCAGTTTGATATTGAGTGTCTGTGCCACATGTACAGGATAGGTAGGAGCCATTGAGATCGGGACGCCAGTTTCGATGGAGGCGTTGTTGGGATACTACCCTTGTGTTATGGCCACTCTAACCCGGTAGGTTCATCATCTACGGAGACAGTGTCTGACGGGCAGTTTGACTGGGGCGGTCGCCTCCTAAAAGGTAACGGAGGCGCCCAAAGGTTCCCTCAGAATGGTTGGAAATCATTCGCAGAGTGTAAAGGTATAAGGGAGCTTGACTGCGAGAGCTACAACTCGAGCAGGGACGAAAGTCGGGCTTAGTGATCCGGTGGTTCCGTATGGAAGGGCCATCGCTCAACGGATAAAAGCTACCCTGGGGATAACAGGCTTATCTCCCCCAAGAGTTCACATCGACGGGGAGGTTTGGCACCTCGATGTCGGCTCGTCGCATCCTGGGGCTGTAGTCGGTCCCAAGGGTTGGGCTGTTCGCCCATTAAAGCGGCACGCGAGCTGGGTTCAGAACGTCGTGAGACAGTTCGGTCCCTATCCGTCGCGGGCGTAGGAAATTTGAGAGGATCTGCTCCTAGTACGAGAGGACCAGAGTGGACTTACCGCTGGTGTACCAGTTGTCTCGCCAGAGGCATCGCTGGGTAGCTATGTAGGGAAGGGATAAACGCTGAAAGCATCTAAGTGTGAAACCCACCTCAAGATGAGATTTCCCATGATTTTATATCAGTAAGAGCCCTGAGAGATGATCAGGTAGATAGGTTAGAAGTGGAAGTTGTGTGAGCAATGGAGCGGACTAATACTAATAGCTCGAGGACTTATCCAAAGAGTCAGAAGATATTGACAATGTAAGGTTAACTTGTTAGAATATAGATGTTCAATTTTGAATGTTTAATCATTCAGAGTTAAGTGACGATAGCCTAGGAGATACACCTGTACCCATGCCGAACACAGCAGTTAAGCCCTAGAACGCCGGAAGTAGTTGGGGGTTGCCCCCTGTGAGATAAGGTAGTCGCTTAGCTTGATTCCGCCATAGCTCAGTTGGTAGTAGCGCATGACTGTTAATCATGATGTCGTAGGTTCGAGTCCTACTGGCGGAGTATAGAATAAAAGAGATCAAGTAATTGATCTCTTTTTTACTTTTCATTTTAATGTTAATTAAAGCTCCGTTTAGTTAACGGAGCTTTTCTCTATTTAGTTATTTGGGAAAAATGCTTGATATAAGGCTTTAATTGCTTTTTCTTCTTGATCTTTACTTACAACAAACATGATGGAAACTTCACTAGAACCTTGCGAGATCATTTGAATATTCACTTCATTCTCTGATAGTGCTTTGGCTGCAGTGGCAGTAACCCCCACTTGACTCTTCATTTTCTCACCAACAATCATAATGATGGAAAGATCATGTTCAATTTCGGCTGTGTCAACTTCGAGCTTTTGCGTTAATTGTTTTAAAATTTCTTGTTCTTTGATTGGAGTCAGTTCACGAGAACGCAAAATGATGGACAAGTCATCGATTCCTGTTGGCATATGTTCCCAACTGATATTGAGATCTTCTAAAATTTGAAGGACTTTTCGACCAAAACCGACTTCACGGTTCATAAGGTATTTTGTAGTGTTAATACTAACGAATCCTGAATCACCTGCAATTCCTACAACAGTCACATGATCATTTGAATGTTCCAAAACAATGCGGGTTCCAGGGTGGTCTGGATTATTTGTATTTTTAATAACTAATGGAATTTTACCTCTGTATGCTGGAACGAGTGCTTCATCATGCAAGACTGAAAAACCAGCATAGGCTAATTCACGCATTTCTTTGTAGGTTAATTCGGGAATAGAATGTGGGTGTTTAATAATACCTGGATGTGCTGCAAAGATACCATTTACGTCTGTAAAGTTTTCGTATAAGTCTGCTTTTACACCTGCTGCAATGATCGATCCTGTAATGTCAGATCCACCACGAGAAAATGTACAAATGTCGCCATCTTGAGTAACACCAAAGAAACCTGGAATGACAATCACTTCACTTGAATCTTTTAGTTCTTCAATTTTATCGTAACTAGATGGTAAAATACGAGCGTTGGAAGGTTCTGCAGTGACCGTAATTCCTGCTTCTTTTGGATGGATATATCTTGCTTCTAATCCATTTTGATTGAAATAGGCAGCAATGAGTTTAGCATTGTTATTTTCACCTGCTGCTAGGAATGCATCGTATGTAAATGGATTCCCTTTTTTAGGTAAATTTGTTAAATCATAGATATCTTCAGCAATTTCCTGAATAATAGAATCTTTGAGACCCAATTCCTCTGTAATGGCACGATAACGTTCAATAATCCACTGTTGTGTTTGTGTGACATCCTTATCTGAAGTAAATTCTTTATAATACCGGATCAGAGCGTCTGTTACTTTTGTATC
Above is a window of Streptococcus sp. LPB0220 DNA encoding:
- a CDS encoding aspartate kinase — translated: MKVTKFGGSSLASASQLKKVLDIIKDDPERRFVVVSAPGKRNAEDTKVTDALIRYYKEFTSDKDVTQTQQWIIERYRAITEELGLKDSIIQEIAEDIYDLTNLPKKGNPFTYDAFLAAGENNNAKLIAAYFNQNGLEARYIHPKEAGITVTAEPSNARILPSSYDKIEELKDSSEVIVIPGFFGVTQDGDICTFSRGGSDITGSIIAAGVKADLYENFTDVNGIFAAHPGIIKHPHSIPELTYKEMRELAYAGFSVLHDEALVPAYRGKIPLVIKNTNNPDHPGTRIVLEHSNDHVTVVGIAGDSGFVSINTTKYLMNREVGFGRKVLQILEDLNISWEHMPTGIDDLSIILRSRELTPIKEQEILKQLTQKLEVDTAEIEHDLSIIMIVGEKMKSQVGVTATAAKALSENEVNIQMISQGSSEVSIMFVVSKDQEEKAIKALYQAFFPNN